One Brassica napus cultivar Da-Ae chromosome C4, Da-Ae, whole genome shotgun sequence genomic region harbors:
- the LOC106398123 gene encoding serine/arginine repetitive matrix protein 1-like — translation MRSNQRRTYRNDDRSRSYREHPPLSFRGNSHQRHPPAPPSRSYYREIPKERSGTGEATSASPKQSNGSSERGIPRARDPTHFSEKILEEARGEAKHALLQYTKCTDPSERKVRIERAKQAEERGQLEETALRIARRTSRTNLDAQYSESRSHERRSSSKRIGPASQIIAANAEENTNYQNSESQDRLPATLRLGPPLNDSERHEEQSLLSLDRSADRIPATQRLGPISSAEAIDDETDRPHLPAAKRKPGRPPGKKTRQEKSKGPVAAVPPRRTTSRSKPSPIRRKDTSTNAGTAKGKKNGKTKKGETSRAAQRPTGSTASDHAPIINLVPRSTRRRMDFRTPSLPAP, via the coding sequence ATGAGATCTAATCAGCGACGTACCTATAGAAATGACGATCGATCGCGAAGCTATCGGGAACATCCTCCTCTGTCATTCCGGGGAAACTCCCACCAGAGGCACCCTCCGGCTCCCCCGAGCAGAAGCTATTATCGAGAGATTCCTAAGGAACGATCAGGCACCGGAGAAGCCACTTCAGCCTCACCAAAACAGAGTAATGGGTCATCCGAAAGGGGGATTCCCCGGGCTAGGGACCCAACTCACTTCTCTGAGAAGATATTGGAAGAGGCTAGAGGCGAGGCAAAACATGCTCTCCTGCAGTATACCAAGTGTACCGACCCCTCAGAAAGAAAAGTTAGAATTGAAAGAGCAAAGCAAGCAGAGGAACGTGGGCAACTAGAAGAAACTGCCTTACGTATTGCGCGTCGTACTTCTAGAACTAATCTGGATGCTCAATACTCTGAATCTCGTTCCCACGAACGTAGATCCTCCAGTAAAAGGATAGGGCCAGCCTCTCAAATAATAGCTGCCAATGCTGAGGAGAACACAAATTATCAAAACTCAGAGAGTCAAGACAGACTACCGGCAACTCTAAGACTCGGCCCTCCTCTAAATGATAGTGAGAGACATGAAGAACAGAGTCTTCTGTCCCTGGATCGCAGTGCTGACCGCATTCCAGCAACTCAACGCCTGGGACCTATCTCTTCTGCTGAGGCGATAGATGATGAAACTGACCGTCCTCACCTACCCGCAGCTAAACGCAAACCTGGTCGTCCCCCGGGGAAAAAGACAAGACAAGAAAAATCTAAAGGCCCGGTGGCTGCTGTTCCGCCAAGGCGAACTACCTCCCGCTCAAAACCGTCCCCTATTCGCAGGAAGGATACGTCAACAAACGCGGGAACagcaaaaggaaaaaagaatggtaaaacTAAGAAGGGTGAAACATCTCGAGCTGCTCAGCGCCCGACTGGTAGCACAGCATCAGATCACGCCCCAATCATCAACCTCGTTCCACGCTCTACCAGACGAAGGATGGATTTTCGGACTCCATCCCTCCCCGCTCCTTAG